GTTTTTTGCCCAGTTTCACTTCTATTGCAGCCCACCGGCCATCGCGGAGGCGCACAATCAGATCAGACTCTAATCCGCTTTTATCGCGATAATGAAATACATCGCCATCGTTTGCTTGTGCATACACCCGAATGTCACGGGTACACAAGGCTTCAAAAAGGAAGCCAAAGTATTGAAAGTCCTTTAAAATGCCTTCGGGGTTTGTTCGCAGCACTGCTGTAGAAATAGATGGATCGACAAAATGCCTTTTTGCTGAGGTTCGAATGGCTGTTTTTGAACGTAATGACGGTGACCATGCCGGCAAATCTTCTACCAGAAAAATCCGGCGCAAGGCATTCATATACGAACTAATTGTTTTATCGGATATGGTAATGTCGCTTGCTTCAATGTCGTTTCTGATGGTTTGATAAGTAGCTGCTGTGGCAATGTTACGTGCCAGGGATCGTAGCAGGAGGCGCACTCTTTCGGGATTTTTTTCGACATTGTCAACCCGCGACACATCGTAGTTTATCACTGCTTCTACATAATCCATTGCCATTCTTAAAGCAGCTACGCCCTGCAGTTTAATGCTTGCAGGCCAGCCCCCCCTGCACAGAGCGAAAGCAATATCTTCAAGGCTTAAATCTGACAGCCCCTCCACATCCTGATCACCATTGAACAATTCGCGCAAGGATACAGTACCATTCGATTCCAGGGACTCGAAAAGGCTCATGGGGCGCAACATTAAGCGTGATATCCGGCCGGTACCGGTATGAGCGGTAACATTATCGGAGGGTACTGCCGAACCTGTTAATATAAACTGGCCTGTTTCCGACCTTTTATCAACTTCGAACCGAACGGCGTCCCATAATACGGGGGCCATTTGCCACTCATCTATTAATCGTGGTGTTTCACCTTTGAGCAACAGGGATGGTTTTGTGTCGGCCATAGCCAGATATGACTTCGCATTGTCAGGGTCTTGCATATACAACACGCTGCGTGATACATTGCTTGCGGTACTGGTTTTGCCACACCATTTAGCGCCCTCAATAAGCACAGCGCCTGACGATTGCAGGGCCAATTGCAGGTTTGCATCGCACAATCTTGGAATATAGGTCTTTTTGTTCATGATGAATATGCATTTGTTACAAATATCGTATTATTTCCGGAATTGGCAAGCTTTTACTTCCGGTTTTGGCAAGAAATTGCTTCCGGTTTTGGCAAGTATTTACTTCCGGTTTTGGCAAGTATTTAAATATTAAGATGCGTTGCTATGGCTGGAAGAGGCCGGACTTGTTTACAGGGTTTTTAGCGTGACAAAACCTGCTGTGCCTTTAACCGCATATAGAGATATCGCATCGTTTAAATTGTGTGCTTTGGAAGAATTCTTGAGATTGGCGGTTATCAGTAAAGCTGTGGCGTTGTTTTGGACGAAGGTGAAGGCCCGGGTACATAATGGACAATTGGACAGGGGGTTATCAGGGCGCCTAAGTTTTATTATTTTGATGTTTAGCCAACGGCTACCCGAAATGAAACTGTTTGTTGCACTTTTTGACAAAAAGGTTTGTTGGATAAAATAATTTGACAGCAAAATGTTGCATCTGTCAATATTTATGTATTTTTGACAAAAAGAAAAATTTATGTCAAATCTAATTGAACCCTACGATAGAAATAAACCCTACAATAATTTACCTCTTCTCCCACCAGATGATGACAAGGTAGAAACAAAAGAAGTGTATAAAGCACTAAACAATGCGAACAAAGCCCTTGCTGAACTAAAAGGAATTGCAAAAAAACTACCAAATCAATCAATGCTTGTGAATACCATTGCGCTCAGAGAGGCAAAAGCAAGTACGGAGATTGAAAATATTTTCACAACAGACGATGAACTTTATAAGGCGCTCACAATTAGCGAATACGGGCTGAAAGGAAATGCTAAGGAAGTTCTAAGATATAGGCAGGCGCTTTGGAAAGGATACAATGATATTGTAAAGAATCAAGCGTTAACAATTGAAATTCTGATCGATATTTACCAGGAAATTAAGCAGGTTAATGATGGTATCAGACCACCGCAAACTGAATCCGTAATACTTAAACGAGGAAGTGGACAGCTGATAGGCGAAGTGGTTTATACCCCACCAAGAGGAACTCAAATTATACAGCAGAAATTAAATAATCTACTCGAATACATTAACGATGATTCAAAATATCCCTATGACCCATTGCTGAAAATTGCAATTTCGCATTATCAATTTGAAGCCATTCACCCATTCAGGGATGGGAACGGAAGAGCAGGAAGAATTTTAAGTATTCTGCTAATGATTCAGAAGCAACTATTAGAAGTTCCAATCCTCTATTTAAGCGCATATATCATTAGAGAAAAGGACGAATACTATGAACTATTAAAAAATGTAACAACCCTTAGAAGATGGAATCCATGGATTATCTACATGCTTAAAGCAATTGAAGAAACATCTAAGTATACAATAAGCAAAATAGAAGAAATTGACAGGCTATTTTCAAGAACTATTGAATTAGTAGCTGAAAGGTATCCATCAATAAGAAAAGAATTCATAGAAAAGCTTTTTGAACAGCCTTATATTAGCCCTAAGAAAATGATAGATAACAATACCAAGAGCCTGAATACAGTTAAAAAATTCCTCAAACAACTTGAAGATTCAGGTGTTTTGGTTTCAGAGAAAATTGGAAAGGAGATAGTTTATTTGAACATTGACCTTTACAACATTTTAAGTGAATCTTAAAAAAGAACTGACAAAAAATTAAGGCTATGTACAGATTTATAGAAGCCTGGGTTTTCAGAAAATGGTACTGGTATATTAGCAAGATCGACAGGCGTAAGGAGATCCTGTTTATGAATTTCGGGTATCATGACGATAACGAAAAAACAGAGCTTTCTGAAGAGGATGAAAAAAACAGGTTTTCGATACAGTTGTATTACAAACTGGCTTCGTTTGCCGGCCTGGCAGGTAAAAACATATGCGAAATTGGTTGTGGCCGCGGAGGGGGATTGTCTTTTCTGCATAAAACTTTTAAACCCGCAAGTTCGACGGGACTGGACCTGAACCAGAAGGCTGTTGATTTTTGTAACGGACATTACAGGAAGGAGGGACTGACTTTCATTCAGGGAAATGCACAGGAGCTGCCTTTTGAAAATGACACTTTTGATATAGTGCTGAATGTTGAATCTTCACACAGGTATTTGCTTTTCAGCAAATTTCTTTCTGAAGTCCATCGCACATTAAAAAGCGGGGGGTACTTGCTGCTGACTGATTTCAGGCATGACCACAAAATGGCTGAAATGAAGGAGGATATAAGTAATTCGGAATTTGATGTTGTCCATTATGAGTTAATTAATGAGAACATTGTAAAGGCTCTCAAAGCTGATGATGAGAGAAGAAGGGACCTGGTTAAAAGACTTATCCCCCGGGGTTTAAGGAGCACGGCTTTGAATTTTGCCGGAGCGACAGGTTCGACAACTTACAAGAGGTATAAATCAGGCAGGTACCTGTACTTTATTTATGTGCTGAGAAAATAATCCTTTTACCGGTCCGAAAAAGCCTTGATCGTCAATCTTTCTTACAGGAGCACGCTGATAACTGATAAAAAGGAAGTGAGATTTATCCTCTTCAGTGACCTGTTTTTCCCCGAAAGGATATTTAAATAAAAAATGCTATATTTTTGGGTAAACCAAAGGGATACATCTTAGTCACCAATGCAATACTCCAGATATTTTGGCAGCTTATGAATCAGGTAGAAAGGGATATTTATCAGTTTGTATTTCTTCCCTGCAATTGTAACGGCATTTTCAACTGAAAATTTACCGGAATAGATTCGTAATGCAAAATTATGCGGGGCTCTGTCAACAAACTGATGAAGTGACCTTAACTTGCCGGCTTTTCCCGATTTTACTTCAATTGGGATTATTTTGTTTTGGTGTTGCCATACAAAATCAACTTCAGCACTTGCATCTTTGTTTTCTCTTGTCCAGTAGTTCAATTTGTATAAGACGGAATCAGCCAGTGTAAGTAATTCCTGCCCGGTTATATGCTCAGCTATACGTCCCTTATAAGAATCATTTAAGTCATTAACAGTAATAAGTTCACCCTGGATGCCGGAAAAATAATTTACCATTCCGGTGTCAACCAATTGTAATTTCGGGGATCTGCGATAATTTGCCATCATCGGTAATTGTGTATTCGTTGCAGGATAAACCAGATTAATTAAAAAGCTGCGCTCCAACATTTTAAACGCTTCGCCAATTTCTCTGTTTCTGTAAGGTGAGTTGCCAAATCCCTGAAATTTTATTCGTGTAGATGCCTCAATAAAAGAGTGTTTTATAATATGCCGCATAACATTTGCCATTGTTAAATTAGGGGCATATTTTTCAACATCGTCTGTGTAAGAAACAAAGAGGCTGTTATAAATCTTGTTTAGTCCTAAAAATGAATTTGTCCGGAGATATGTGTTGATAATTTCAGGCATTCCTCCGATAATGGTGTAATTATTGAATTGCCGGATCAGATGGTCGTGTCCGTATTCCGGGAAAGGTACCGTGTCAAGTAATTCAAGACTTCTTTCATTACCCGTTATCCTGATGTATTCACTGAATGAACATGGTCTGACCGGAAGATATTCAACTCTGCCGACAGGAAAACTGATGTTGCGGGAAAAAATTGTTTCCAGGAGTGACCCGGCAGCAATGACATGAAT
This Marinilabiliales bacterium DNA region includes the following protein-coding sequences:
- a CDS encoding ATP-binding protein; protein product: MNKKTYIPRLCDANLQLALQSSGAVLIEGAKWCGKTSTASNVSRSVLYMQDPDNAKSYLAMADTKPSLLLKGETPRLIDEWQMAPVLWDAVRFEVDKRSETGQFILTGSAVPSDNVTAHTGTGRISRLMLRPMSLFESLESNGTVSLRELFNGDQDVEGLSDLSLEDIAFALCRGGWPASIKLQGVAALRMAMDYVEAVINYDVSRVDNVEKNPERVRLLLRSLARNIATAATYQTIRNDIEASDITISDKTISSYMNALRRIFLVEDLPAWSPSLRSKTAIRTSAKRHFVDPSISTAVLRTNPEGILKDFQYFGFLFEALCTRDIRVYAQANDGDVFHYRDKSGLESDLIVRLRDGRWAAIEVKLGKK
- a CDS encoding DUF4143 domain-containing protein, producing the protein MFKRDLLTDLEKWARSPLRKPLILRGARQVGKTSLVKMFAENYDHFIHLNLDKKEDQNLFLHELDIHRLFEIICLHKQIKSIDGDVLLFIDEIQNSPNAIAALRYFYEEKNDIHVIAAGSLLETIFSRNISFPVGRVEYLPVRPCSFSEYIRITGNERSLELLDTVPFPEYGHDHLIRQFNNYTIIGGMPEIINTYLRTNSFLGLNKIYNSLFVSYTDDVEKYAPNLTMANVMRHIIKHSFIEASTRIKFQGFGNSPYRNREIGEAFKMLERSFLINLVYPATNTQLPMMANYRRSPKLQLVDTGMVNYFSGIQGELITVNDLNDSYKGRIAEHITGQELLTLADSVLYKLNYWTRENKDASAEVDFVWQHQNKIIPIEVKSGKAGKLRSLHQFVDRAPHNFALRIYSGKFSVENAVTIAGKKYKLINIPFYLIHKLPKYLEYCIGD
- a CDS encoding Fic family protein, whose translation is MSNLIEPYDRNKPYNNLPLLPPDDDKVETKEVYKALNNANKALAELKGIAKKLPNQSMLVNTIALREAKASTEIENIFTTDDELYKALTISEYGLKGNAKEVLRYRQALWKGYNDIVKNQALTIEILIDIYQEIKQVNDGIRPPQTESVILKRGSGQLIGEVVYTPPRGTQIIQQKLNNLLEYINDDSKYPYDPLLKIAISHYQFEAIHPFRDGNGRAGRILSILLMIQKQLLEVPILYLSAYIIREKDEYYELLKNVTTLRRWNPWIIYMLKAIEETSKYTISKIEEIDRLFSRTIELVAERYPSIRKEFIEKLFEQPYISPKKMIDNNTKSLNTVKKFLKQLEDSGVLVSEKIGKEIVYLNIDLYNILSES
- a CDS encoding SAM-dependent methyltransferase — encoded protein: MYRFIEAWVFRKWYWYISKIDRRKEILFMNFGYHDDNEKTELSEEDEKNRFSIQLYYKLASFAGLAGKNICEIGCGRGGGLSFLHKTFKPASSTGLDLNQKAVDFCNGHYRKEGLTFIQGNAQELPFENDTFDIVLNVESSHRYLLFSKFLSEVHRTLKSGGYLLLTDFRHDHKMAEMKEDISNSEFDVVHYELINENIVKALKADDERRRDLVKRLIPRGLRSTALNFAGATGSTTYKRYKSGRYLYFIYVLRK